The proteins below are encoded in one region of Pan paniscus chromosome 4, NHGRI_mPanPan1-v2.0_pri, whole genome shotgun sequence:
- the MOCS2 gene encoding molybdopterin synthase catalytic subunit produces the protein MSSLEISSSCFNLETKLPLSPPLVEDSAFEPSRKDMDEVEEKSKDVINFTAEKLSVDEVSQLVISPLCGAISLFVGTTRNNFEGKKVISLEYEAYLPMAENEVRKICSDIRQKWPVKHIAVFHRLGLVPVSEASIIIAVSSAHRAASLEAVSYAIDTLKAKVPIWKKEIYEESSTWKGNKECFWASNS, from the exons ATGTCGAGCTTGGAGATCAGCTCCTCGTGCTTCAACCTGGAGACGAAATTGCCGTTATCCCCCCCATTAGTGGAGGATAGTGCTTTTGAGCCATCTAG GAAAGATATGGATGAAGTTGAAGAGAAATCTAAAGATGTTATAAACTTTACTGCTGAGAAACTTTCAGTAGATGAAGTCTCACAGTTGGTGATTTCTCCGCTCTGTGGTGCAATATCCCTATTTGTAG ggacTACAAGAAATAACTTTGAAGGGAAAAAAGTCATTAGCTTAGAATATGAAGCATATCTACCCATGGCGGAAAATGAAGTCAGAAAGATTTGTAGTGACATTAGGCAGAAATGGCCAGTCAAACACATAGCAGTGTTCCATAGACTTGG CTTGGTTCCAGTGTCAGAAGCAAGCATAATCATTGCTGTGTCCTCAGCCCACAGAGCTGCATCTCTTGAAGCTGTGAGCTATGCCATTGATACTTTAAAAGCCAAGGTGCCCATATGGAAAAAG gaaATATACGAAGAGTCATCAACTTGGAAAGGAAACAAAGAGTGCTTTTGGGCATCCAACAGTTAA